One window of Silvimonas iriomotensis genomic DNA carries:
- a CDS encoding riboflavin synthase, producing MFTGIVQAVGTIEKITPFEGGLTLTVAAPELDMSDVALGDSISHNGACMTVIELSEGHRYRIDVSNESLSVTVGLAAEGGKVNLEKAMRLSDRVGGHLVSGHVDGVGRVVSFDPVGDNRELVVEAPKALAKYLAAKGSVVVNGVSLTTNKVTDVEGGCRFSINLIPHTLAVTTLGTIQAGDKVNLEIDLIARYVERMMSLEQA from the coding sequence ATGTTTACCGGTATTGTTCAAGCCGTTGGCACGATTGAAAAAATCACCCCGTTTGAAGGCGGTCTGACGCTGACCGTGGCCGCGCCAGAACTGGATATGTCTGACGTGGCGCTGGGCGACAGCATCTCGCACAACGGTGCGTGCATGACGGTGATTGAACTGTCTGAAGGGCATCGCTACCGGATTGATGTCTCCAATGAATCGCTGAGCGTCACGGTGGGTCTGGCTGCCGAGGGCGGCAAGGTCAATCTGGAAAAGGCCATGCGCCTGTCTGACCGCGTCGGTGGTCACCTTGTGTCCGGCCATGTGGATGGCGTGGGTCGCGTGGTGAGTTTCGATCCGGTGGGCGATAACCGCGAACTGGTGGTTGAAGCGCCAAAGGCGCTGGCAAAATACCTGGCCGCCAAAGGCTCGGTGGTGGTGAATGGTGTTTCGCTGACCACCAACAAGGTCACAGATGTCGAGGGCGGCTGCCGTTTCTCCATCAACCTGATCCCGCATACGCTGGCCGTGACCACGCTGGGCACTATTCAGGCTGGTGACAAGGTCAACCTGGAGATCGACCTGATCGCCCGTTATGTAGAGCGCATGATGTCGCTGGAGCAAGCGTAA
- a CDS encoding YfgJ family double zinc ribbon protein — MSDTQTPAMLCPDCGKPLEELVACGARDYFCNSCNELKSKTRVRETNAALLAAQSKENH; from the coding sequence ATGTCTGACACCCAAACCCCCGCGATGCTGTGCCCGGATTGTGGCAAACCACTGGAAGAACTGGTGGCTTGCGGCGCTCGCGACTATTTCTGCAATAGCTGCAACGAACTCAAGTCCAAAACGCGCGTGCGTGAAACCAATGCCGCGTTGCTGGCTGCCCAAAGCAAGGAAAACCACTGA
- the ribD gene encoding bifunctional diaminohydroxyphosphoribosylaminopyrimidine deaminase/5-amino-6-(5-phosphoribosylamino)uracil reductase RibD: MIWSADDLRYMQRALVQAARGQYYAPPNPSVGCVLVRDGEVVGEGHSQPAGHAHAEIMALRMAGERALGATAYVTLEPCSHHGRTPPCADALVKAGVARVVAALRDPNPLVAGQGLARLRAAGVAVAHGLLAAEAADHHRGFLSRMLRQRPWLRLKVATSLDGRTALQNGQSQWITGPQARADVQRLRARSSAMLTGIGTVLADDAQLTARDIDIGRPLLRVVVDSRLRMPPTARMLQTPGVLIATAYAEEGRAQKLVDAGAEVLVCPDAAGQVDVTRLVHELGQRGCNEVTVEAGASLNGALLRAGLVDELVLYQAPILIGDSARGTAWLELDDLANKHAPVVKERRMVGDDLRWDLRFTDSALFVTQE, translated from the coding sequence GTGATCTGGTCTGCCGACGATCTTCGCTACATGCAACGCGCGCTGGTCCAGGCCGCGCGCGGGCAGTATTACGCGCCGCCCAACCCCAGCGTGGGCTGTGTTCTGGTGCGCGATGGCGAAGTGGTCGGTGAAGGTCATAGCCAGCCTGCCGGGCATGCCCATGCCGAGATCATGGCGTTGCGCATGGCCGGTGAACGCGCGCTGGGGGCGACGGCGTATGTGACGCTGGAGCCATGCAGCCATCACGGCCGCACCCCGCCGTGCGCCGATGCGCTGGTCAAGGCCGGTGTGGCACGCGTTGTCGCAGCCCTGCGTGACCCGAACCCGCTGGTAGCCGGGCAGGGCCTGGCGCGCTTGCGGGCAGCCGGTGTGGCGGTTGCGCACGGTTTGCTGGCGGCAGAAGCGGCGGATCATCACCGCGGCTTTCTCAGCCGCATGCTCCGGCAACGCCCCTGGTTGCGGCTCAAGGTGGCCACCTCGCTGGATGGCCGCACCGCCTTGCAAAACGGCCAGTCGCAATGGATTACCGGCCCGCAGGCGCGGGCGGATGTGCAGCGTCTGCGGGCGCGTTCCAGTGCCATGCTGACCGGCATTGGCACCGTGCTGGCCGACGATGCCCAGCTGACCGCGCGCGATATCGACATCGGCCGGCCCTTGCTGCGGGTGGTGGTTGATAGCCGCCTGCGCATGCCGCCTACCGCCAGAATGTTGCAAACGCCGGGCGTATTGATCGCCACGGCATATGCTGAGGAAGGCCGGGCGCAAAAGCTGGTTGATGCGGGCGCCGAGGTGCTGGTGTGCCCGGATGCCGCAGGGCAGGTGGATGTAACCCGCCTTGTGCATGAACTGGGTCAGCGTGGCTGCAACGAGGTCACCGTAGAAGCTGGCGCCAGCCTCAATGGCGCGCTCTTGCGGGCAGGGCTGGTTGACGAACTGGTGCTGTATCAGGCGCCGATTCTGATTGGGGATTCCGCCCGCGGTACCGCCTGGCTTGAGCTGGATGACCTGGCCAACAAGCACGCACCCGTGGTGAAGGAACGGCGCATGGTGGGTGATGACCTGCGCTGGGACTTGCGATTCACTGATTCGGCTCTATTTGTCACGCAGGAGTAG
- the nrdR gene encoding transcriptional regulator NrdR, producing the protein MKCPFCGSPDTQVVDSRVSDEGDVVRRRRRCAVCDKRFTTFETAEVRMPQVVKQNGQRAEFDREKIRTSFHRALHKRPVPTHLVDEAISRIIQKVLTVGEREIMSRQIGEMVMNELARLDKVAYIRFASVYRSFSDIDDFRDVIREVSTDSKAQP; encoded by the coding sequence GTGAAGTGTCCATTTTGTGGTTCCCCCGATACCCAGGTTGTCGATAGCCGGGTGTCCGATGAAGGTGATGTCGTACGCCGCCGCCGCCGTTGCGCCGTGTGTGACAAACGCTTCACGACCTTTGAAACCGCCGAAGTGCGCATGCCGCAGGTGGTCAAGCAGAACGGCCAGCGCGCCGAATTCGATCGCGAAAAAATCCGCACCAGTTTTCATCGGGCGCTGCACAAGCGGCCGGTGCCGACGCATCTTGTCGACGAAGCCATCAGCCGCATCATCCAGAAAGTGCTGACGGTGGGTGAGCGGGAAATCATGTCGCGCCAGATTGGCGAGATGGTGATGAACGAGCTGGCGCGGCTGGACAAGGTGGCGTACATCCGTTTTGCCTCTGTGTACCGTTCCTTCTCTGATATTGACGACTTCCGCGACGTGATCCGTGAAGTCAGTACCGACAGCAAGGCGCAGCCGTGA
- the glyA gene encoding serine hydroxymethyltransferase, with amino-acid sequence MFSRSLTIAQYDPALAEAMAGEVVRQHEHIELIASENYTSPAVMEAQGSQLTNKYAEGYPGKRFYGGCEFVDKVEQLAIDRVKELFGAEYANVQPHSGSQANQAVYFSILKPGDTVMGMNLGHGGHLTHGSPANLSGKLFKIVPYGLNEKEEIDYDEMERIAVEAKPKLIIGGASAYALRFDWARMAEIAKKVGAYFMVDMAHYAGLVAAGVYPNPVPHADFVTSTTHKTLRGPRGGIILAKAEHEKMLNSNVFPTLQGGPLMHVIAGKAVAFKEALTPEFKEYQAQVIKNAQAMAKTLAERGLRIISGRTESHVFLVDLRPKGLTGKAADAVLGKAHITVNKNAIPNDPESPFVTSGIRIGSPAITTRGFKEAEAVQVAHLIADVLDNPEDEANLATVAEKVKALTAKFPVYGA; translated from the coding sequence ATGTTCTCCCGATCCCTGACCATTGCCCAGTACGACCCCGCACTCGCCGAAGCCATGGCCGGCGAAGTGGTTCGTCAGCACGAACATATCGAGCTGATTGCTTCCGAAAACTACACCAGCCCCGCTGTCATGGAAGCCCAAGGCTCCCAGTTGACCAACAAGTACGCCGAAGGTTATCCCGGCAAGCGTTTCTACGGTGGTTGCGAGTTTGTAGACAAAGTCGAGCAACTGGCTATTGATCGCGTGAAAGAGCTGTTTGGCGCGGAATACGCCAACGTGCAGCCGCACTCGGGCTCGCAAGCCAACCAGGCGGTGTATTTCTCTATCCTCAAGCCGGGCGATACGGTGATGGGGATGAACCTGGGTCATGGTGGTCACCTGACTCACGGCTCGCCGGCCAACCTGTCGGGCAAGTTGTTCAAGATCGTGCCGTACGGTCTGAATGAGAAAGAAGAGATCGATTACGACGAAATGGAGCGCATCGCCGTTGAAGCGAAACCGAAGCTGATCATCGGTGGCGCTTCGGCTTATGCCCTGCGTTTTGACTGGGCCCGCATGGCCGAGATCGCCAAGAAGGTTGGCGCTTACTTCATGGTCGACATGGCGCACTACGCCGGTCTGGTGGCCGCGGGTGTGTACCCGAACCCGGTGCCGCACGCTGACTTCGTGACGTCCACCACCCACAAGACCCTGCGTGGTCCGCGTGGCGGCATCATCCTGGCCAAGGCTGAACACGAAAAGATGCTGAACTCCAACGTGTTCCCGACGCTGCAAGGCGGCCCGCTGATGCACGTTATCGCTGGCAAGGCTGTGGCGTTCAAGGAAGCGCTGACGCCTGAGTTCAAGGAATACCAGGCCCAGGTGATCAAGAATGCCCAGGCCATGGCCAAGACGCTGGCCGAACGCGGCCTGCGTATTATCTCTGGCCGTACCGAGTCGCACGTGTTCCTGGTTGACCTGCGTCCCAAGGGCCTGACTGGCAAGGCGGCTGACGCCGTGCTGGGCAAGGCGCACATCACCGTGAACAAGAACGCCATCCCGAACGATCCGGAAAGCCCGTTTGTGACTTCCGGTATCCGTATCGGCAGCCCGGCGATCACCACGCGTGGTTTCAAGGAAGCCGAAGCCGTGCAAGTGGCGCACCTGATCGCTGACGTGCTGGATAACCCGGAAGACGAAGCCAACCTGGCCACCGTCGCGGAAAAGGTGAAAGCCCTGACCGCAAAGTTCCCGGTTTACGGCGCGTAA
- a CDS encoding hypoxanthine-guanine phosphoribosyltransferase has protein sequence MTLELPAANTIIDNADCLHTEQEVLAAIDHMAARITDAMSSSNPIVYTIMNGGLIVSGHLLPRLRFPLECSYLHASRYRHETSGGQINWLVPPRDDMKGRTILIIDDILDEGHTLAAVIEDCLKRGAKEVKVAVLVDKLHDRKAPGVKADFVGLEVEDRFLFGCGMDYQGYWRNTLCIYAVKGL, from the coding sequence GTGACGCTTGAACTACCTGCAGCCAACACCATTATCGACAACGCAGACTGCCTGCATACAGAACAGGAGGTCCTTGCTGCGATCGACCATATGGCTGCGCGCATTACGGACGCCATGTCCAGCAGCAACCCGATCGTGTACACGATCATGAATGGTGGCCTGATTGTCTCTGGCCATCTGCTGCCCAGGCTGCGTTTCCCGCTGGAGTGCTCTTACCTGCATGCCAGCCGTTATCGCCACGAAACCAGCGGCGGCCAGATCAACTGGCTGGTGCCGCCGCGTGACGACATGAAGGGCCGTACCATCCTGATCATCGACGACATTCTGGACGAAGGCCACACGCTGGCTGCCGTGATTGAAGATTGTCTGAAGCGTGGTGCCAAGGAGGTGAAGGTGGCGGTGCTGGTCGACAAACTGCACGACCGCAAGGCGCCGGGTGTGAAGGCGGACTTTGTGGGTCTGGAGGTGGAAGACCGTTTCCTGTTTGGTTGCGGGATGGATTACCAGGGGTATTGGCGCAATACCTTGTGCATTTATGCGGTGAAGGGGCTGTAA
- a CDS encoding adenine phosphoribosyltransferase: MKEPLYADYIQSHIRTVPDWPQPGVMFRDITPLLQDPKLFRVLVDTFVHRYMDAKLDVVAGVDARGFILGAVVAYELNLGFVPIRKKGKLPYLTVAEEYELEYGSATVEIHTDACKAGDRVLLIDDLVATGGTMLAAYNLLHRLGATVVEGAAIVDLPELGGSRLIRDQGLPLFTICDFAGH, encoded by the coding sequence ATGAAAGAACCGCTCTACGCCGACTATATCCAGTCGCATATCCGTACCGTGCCAGACTGGCCGCAACCGGGTGTGATGTTTCGCGACATCACGCCGCTGCTGCAAGACCCGAAACTCTTCCGGGTGCTGGTTGATACGTTTGTCCACCGCTATATGGACGCCAAACTGGATGTCGTCGCTGGCGTAGATGCGCGTGGTTTCATCCTGGGCGCCGTGGTGGCCTATGAACTGAACCTGGGTTTCGTGCCGATCCGCAAGAAAGGCAAGCTTCCCTATCTGACCGTGGCAGAGGAATACGAACTGGAATACGGTTCGGCCACGGTCGAAATCCACACCGACGCCTGCAAGGCGGGCGATCGGGTTCTGCTGATTGACGACCTGGTGGCCACCGGCGGCACCATGCTCGCAGCGTACAATCTGCTGCATCGCCTTGGTGCGACGGTGGTAGAAGGTGCAGCGATTGTTGATCTGCCAGAACTGGGCGGCTCCAGACTGATCCGTGATCAGGGTTTGCCGCTGTTTACCATTTGTGATTTTGCCGGACATTGA
- a CDS encoding NCS2 family permease, with amino-acid sequence MLEAFFKLKEHGTDVRTEVLAGFTTFLTMAYIIFVNPSILSITGMDFNAVFVATCIAAATGSLVMGLVANYPIALAPGMGLNAYFTFTVCKGMGVPWQVALGAVFISGIIFLVVSLFKVREAIVNAIPHSLKLAISAGVGIFLALIALKSAGVVVGSPATLVTLGNIHAPTTLLAVLGFFLIVALEYRRIPGSIIISILAVTVISVLMGLSKFLGVMSAPPSIAPTFMQMDLHGALNAGLLGVIFVFFFVDLFDTTGTLIGVSHRAGLLDKDGKLPRLKRALMADSSAIVVGSVLGTSSTTAYIESAAGTAVGGRTGLTAVVVAILFLISLVFAPLANSVPAFATAPALCYVAVLMARGLAEIEWNDLTESAPAVMTALAIPFTYSIADGIAIGFISYVAIKLLAGRMRDLSPAVVVIALLWLVKFAFFG; translated from the coding sequence ATGCTCGAAGCGTTCTTCAAGCTCAAGGAACATGGTACCGACGTCCGTACCGAAGTTCTGGCAGGTTTCACCACCTTTTTGACGATGGCGTACATCATCTTCGTCAATCCTTCCATCCTGTCCATCACGGGCATGGACTTCAACGCCGTGTTCGTGGCGACGTGTATTGCTGCGGCAACCGGTTCGCTGGTGATGGGCCTTGTGGCCAATTACCCGATCGCGCTGGCGCCGGGCATGGGCCTGAACGCCTACTTCACCTTCACCGTGTGCAAGGGCATGGGTGTGCCCTGGCAAGTGGCGCTGGGTGCGGTGTTCATCTCCGGCATCATTTTCCTGGTGGTGAGCCTGTTCAAGGTGCGTGAAGCGATCGTGAACGCGATCCCGCACTCGCTCAAGCTGGCCATTTCTGCCGGTGTCGGTATTTTCCTGGCGCTGATCGCGCTCAAGAGCGCAGGCGTTGTTGTGGGCTCGCCCGCAACCCTGGTGACGCTGGGTAACATCCACGCACCGACCACGCTGCTGGCCGTGCTGGGCTTTTTCCTGATCGTGGCGCTGGAATACCGTCGTATTCCGGGCTCCATCATCATTTCCATTCTGGCCGTGACCGTGATCTCGGTCCTGATGGGTCTGTCCAAGTTCCTTGGTGTCATGTCCGCACCGCCGTCGATCGCCCCGACATTCATGCAAATGGATCTGCACGGCGCGCTGAACGCCGGTCTGCTGGGCGTGATCTTCGTGTTCTTCTTTGTTGATCTGTTCGATACCACTGGTACGCTGATCGGCGTGTCGCACCGCGCTGGCCTGCTGGACAAAGACGGCAAGCTGCCGCGCCTGAAGCGCGCGCTGATGGCCGACAGTTCTGCCATTGTTGTCGGTTCCGTACTGGGTACCTCGTCCACCACCGCTTATATTGAATCTGCGGCTGGCACTGCTGTGGGCGGCCGTACCGGTCTGACCGCAGTTGTGGTCGCGATCCTGTTCCTGATCTCGCTGGTGTTCGCACCGCTGGCCAACTCGGTCCCGGCTTTCGCAACTGCCCCGGCCCTGTGCTATGTGGCTGTGCTGATGGCGCGTGGTCTGGCCGAGATCGAATGGAACGATCTGACCGAATCCGCCCCGGCCGTGATGACCGCACTGGCGATTCCGTTTACTTACTCGATCGCAGACGGTATCGCGATCGGCTTCATCAGCTACGTGGCCATCAAATTGCTGGCTGGCCGCATGCGTGACCTTTCGCCCGCCGTGGTGGTGATTGCGCTCTTGTGGCTGGTGAAATTTGCCTTCTTTGGCTGA
- a CDS encoding TMEM165/GDT1 family protein gives MIDAFLVSTGVVAIAEMGDKTQLLALVLAARFRKPLPIVAGIFAATIFNHFAAGWIGVLLAGFISHEVLRWVVGFGFLAIAAWALIPDQYEEGESPVKAHGAFIATALTFFLAEMGDKTQIATIALAVKYQPLWQVIAGTTLGMLLADVPAVFVGNWISERMHVLRYVRFVAAAIFALMGALALSGVGG, from the coding sequence ATGATCGACGCATTTCTCGTCTCCACCGGCGTGGTTGCCATCGCTGAGATGGGCGACAAAACCCAACTCCTGGCGCTGGTTCTTGCCGCGCGCTTTCGCAAACCGCTGCCTATCGTCGCGGGCATTTTTGCGGCCACCATTTTCAACCACTTCGCAGCAGGCTGGATCGGCGTGCTGCTGGCCGGTTTTATCTCGCACGAAGTCCTGCGCTGGGTGGTCGGTTTTGGCTTTCTGGCCATTGCCGCCTGGGCACTGATTCCTGACCAGTACGAAGAGGGTGAGAGCCCGGTCAAGGCGCATGGCGCGTTTATTGCTACAGCGTTGACGTTTTTTCTTGCCGAAATGGGCGACAAAACGCAAATTGCAACGATTGCGCTCGCGGTTAAATACCAGCCCTTGTGGCAAGTGATTGCCGGCACCACGCTGGGCATGTTGCTGGCCGATGTGCCTGCGGTGTTTGTGGGCAACTGGATCAGCGAGCGCATGCACGTATTGCGATATGTCCGTTTTGTCGCTGCGGCGATTTTTGCCCTGATGGGCGCACTGGCTCTGTCCGGGGTGGGTGGTTAA
- a CDS encoding low molecular weight protein-tyrosine-phosphatase, producing the protein MNTKKKFRVLFVCTGNICRSPTADGVMRQLVRKAGLQERVDIDSAGTDDYHVSEAPDRRAQQHARKRGYDLSFLRARQVHKPDFSQFDLILAMDKGHLARLERQCPAEYRDRLKMFLDFATGQAGQDVPDPYYGGPDGFEHVLDLVEAGCTGLVKHIEDVLAAPQD; encoded by the coding sequence ATGAACACCAAGAAAAAATTCCGCGTTCTTTTCGTTTGCACCGGCAACATCTGCCGTAGCCCCACCGCCGATGGCGTCATGCGTCAGCTGGTGCGCAAGGCCGGCCTGCAAGAACGCGTGGATATCGATTCAGCAGGGACGGATGATTACCACGTCAGCGAAGCGCCGGACCGCCGCGCGCAACAGCATGCGCGCAAACGTGGGTATGACTTGTCGTTTCTGCGCGCCCGCCAGGTACACAAGCCGGATTTCTCCCAGTTCGATCTGATCCTGGCCATGGATAAAGGCCACCTGGCCCGGCTGGAGCGCCAGTGCCCGGCGGAGTACCGCGACCGGCTGAAGATGTTTCTGGATTTTGCCACCGGCCAGGCGGGCCAGGATGTGCCTGATCCGTATTACGGCGGCCCGGATGGCTTTGAGCATGTGCTTGATCTGGTCGAGGCCGGTTGTACCGGTCTCGTCAAACATATTGAAGATGTCCTGGCGGCACCGCAGGATTGA
- a CDS encoding DMT family transporter: MKFNRYTLFLIVSMALVGSNVGIGKSIVMIVPVTLFALLRFVVGVGILLPRYRLSRMRQVTGKQWVGLFLQALFGTFLFTLLMLNGVQRTTALAAGVITSTIPAVVLILSWLFLREHLGRRAIIAVGLAVLGMVIINVTRSRTGGSGSLTGNLMVAGAVVCESIYVILSRRLTQSLPAIDICAYTHLIGLMLMLPLGLPALLHFDLASVDTGTWLLVFWYGLAASVLSFWLWMKGIRHVPAQKAGVFTAALPVAAVTYAIVFLHEQPMLAHAVALVCVLAAIFLVSWQEPESPVAKAPPLT; this comes from the coding sequence ATGAAGTTCAACCGTTATACCTTGTTCCTGATCGTCTCCATGGCGCTGGTCGGCAGCAATGTCGGGATTGGCAAATCCATTGTCATGATCGTGCCGGTCACGCTGTTTGCCTTGCTGCGCTTTGTGGTCGGCGTGGGCATTTTGCTGCCGCGTTATCGCCTCAGCCGCATGCGCCAGGTCACCGGCAAACAATGGGTCGGGCTGTTTTTGCAGGCGCTGTTTGGCACTTTCCTGTTTACCCTGCTGATGCTCAATGGCGTGCAGCGCACCACGGCGCTGGCCGCGGGCGTGATCACCAGTACCATTCCGGCGGTGGTCCTGATCTTGTCCTGGTTGTTCTTGCGCGAACATCTGGGGCGCCGCGCCATCATTGCCGTGGGGCTGGCGGTGCTGGGCATGGTCATCATCAACGTCACCCGGTCGCGCACGGGCGGCAGTGGCTCGCTGACCGGCAACCTGATGGTGGCGGGGGCGGTGGTGTGTGAGTCGATCTACGTGATTCTCTCGCGCCGGCTGACCCAGTCTTTGCCGGCCATTGATATCTGCGCCTACACGCACTTGATCGGCCTGATGCTGATGTTGCCGCTGGGCCTGCCCGCGTTGCTGCACTTTGATCTGGCCAGCGTGGATACCGGCACATGGTTGCTGGTGTTCTGGTACGGGCTGGCCGCCAGCGTGTTGTCGTTCTGGTTGTGGATGAAGGGCATCCGCCACGTTCCGGCGCAAAAAGCCGGGGTGTTTACTGCCGCGCTGCCGGTGGCCGCGGTGACGTATGCCATCGTGTTCCTGCATGAACAACCCATGCTGGCGCATGCCGTGGCGCTGGTGTGTGTGCTGGCGGCGATTTTCCTCGTCAGCTGGCAAGAGCCCGAGTCCCCGGTGGCCAAAGCGCCCCCTTTGACTTGA
- a CDS encoding ABC transporter ATP-binding protein, translated as MSMLKMSGVHAHYGAIHALRGVDLTVEKGEIVTLIGANGAGKSTLMMTLFGQPRASEGSIQFQDLDLLKTATHQIARKGIALVPEGRRIFQRMTVLENLQMGSTFADGAHYEEDLKRMYQMFPILEQRLNQRAGTLSGGEQQMLAIARALMSRPQLLLLDEPSLGLAPIYIRQVFRIIKELNEAWGMTILLVEQNAHHALRVAHRGYVLQHGAIVLAGSGKELLENPQVRAAYLESGAHAE; from the coding sequence ATGAGCATGTTGAAAATGAGCGGCGTGCATGCGCATTACGGCGCCATTCACGCCTTGCGCGGGGTTGATCTGACGGTAGAGAAGGGCGAGATCGTCACGCTGATCGGTGCCAACGGCGCGGGTAAATCCACGCTGATGATGACGCTCTTTGGCCAGCCGCGTGCATCTGAGGGCAGTATCCAGTTCCAGGATCTGGACTTGCTGAAAACCGCCACGCACCAGATTGCCCGCAAAGGCATTGCGCTGGTGCCGGAAGGGCGGCGCATTTTCCAGCGCATGACCGTGCTGGAAAACCTGCAGATGGGCAGCACGTTTGCGGATGGCGCGCATTATGAGGAAGACCTCAAGCGCATGTATCAGATGTTCCCGATTCTGGAACAACGGCTGAACCAGCGCGCTGGTACGTTATCAGGCGGTGAACAGCAAATGCTGGCCATTGCCCGTGCCTTGATGAGTCGCCCGCAATTGTTGCTGCTGGATGAACCTTCGCTGGGCCTGGCGCCGATCTATATCCGTCAGGTGTTCCGCATCATCAAGGAACTGAACGAGGCCTGGGGCATGACCATTTTGCTGGTCGAGCAAAACGCCCACCACGCCTTGCGGGTTGCGCATCGGGGCTACGTGCTGCAGCATGGCGCGATTGTGCTGGCGGGCAGCGGCAAGGAACTGCTGGAAAACCCGCAGGTGCGCGCAGCCTATCTGGAAAGCGGCGCCCACGCCGAATAA
- a CDS encoding ABC transporter ATP-binding protein, with protein MTDTPQNTLLEVNHLTMRFGGLTALDDLSLAVPAGKVTSIIGPNGAGKTTFFNCLTGFYKPTVGDVVMHHPQHGKLILNQLATHRVARHAGVVRTFQNIRLFPSMTVLENLMVAQYNTLQHASRFSLAGLFGLAGYRDAKAEALAKATTWLERLGLLDRANVAAGNLSYGTQRRIEIARALCVDPLLLCLDEPAAGLNPRESAELNELLLYLSREHDKGILLIEHDMSVVMRVSDQICVLNFGHKIAEGTPMQIQHDPNVIKAYLGEEETEEASA; from the coding sequence ATGACCGACACGCCGCAAAATACCTTGCTGGAAGTCAATCACCTGACCATGCGCTTTGGCGGGCTGACCGCGCTGGATGACCTTTCGCTGGCGGTGCCGGCGGGCAAGGTGACCTCCATCATTGGCCCCAATGGCGCCGGCAAGACCACTTTCTTCAATTGCCTGACCGGGTTCTACAAACCCACCGTGGGCGATGTGGTCATGCATCATCCGCAGCACGGCAAACTGATCCTTAACCAGCTGGCCACGCATCGCGTTGCGCGGCATGCCGGGGTGGTGCGCACGTTCCAGAATATCCGGCTGTTTCCCAGCATGACGGTGCTGGAAAACCTGATGGTGGCGCAGTACAACACGCTGCAACACGCGTCGCGTTTCTCGCTGGCCGGGTTGTTCGGGCTGGCGGGCTATCGCGACGCCAAAGCAGAAGCCCTGGCCAAGGCCACGACCTGGCTGGAGCGGCTGGGTTTGCTGGATCGTGCCAATGTGGCGGCCGGCAATCTGTCTTATGGCACGCAACGCCGTATCGAAATCGCCCGTGCCTTGTGCGTTGACCCGCTGCTGCTGTGTCTGGATGAACCGGCCGCCGGCCTGAACCCGCGTGAATCGGCAGAACTCAACGAGCTGCTGTTGTATCTCTCGCGGGAGCACGACAAGGGCATTTTGCTGATCGAGCACGACATGAGCGTGGTGATGCGCGTGTCAGACCAGATCTGCGTACTCAACTTTGGTCACAAGATTGCCGAAGGCACGCCGATGCAAATCCAGCATGACCCGAACGTGATCAAGGCCTATCTGGGCGAAGAAGAAACCGAAGAGGCCAGCGCATGA